A region of the Fusobacteria bacterium ZRK30 genome:
CTGGTTCCCTCTGCTGCCATCTTATTTACATAATCCATAGTTTTTCCCGCTAAATAGTTTAGTCCGTCTAAATTTAAGTCATCCTCTTCAATAACCATATCTAGTTCCGGTGTTTCTATATTGATAAGTGTTTCAAAAAGGTGTCTCTTTCCATCTTGGATATATTGTCCTAAAGAGTGTAGATCTGCAGTAAAGTCTGCTGATGCAGGATATAACCCTTTGTTGTCTTTACCTTCAGATTCACCGTATAACTGCTTCCACCATTCTGCGATATAGTGTAATCTAGGTTCATAGTTTATTAATAACTCTATGTTTTTACCCTTTCTATGAAGAATATTTCTTACAGCTGCATATTTATAACAGTCATTTTCAGCATATGGTTTCTTGTAGTCTACCATTGCATCTGCTGCTCCTGCCATAAGTGCATCTATGTCTATTCCTGCTGCTGCTATAGGTAATAATCCCACTGCTGTTAATACAGAGAATCTTCCTCCTACATTGTCAGGGACTACAAATGTTTCATACCCCTCCCCTGTAGCTAATTTTTTTAATGCTCCTTTTTCTGCATCTGTTGTAGCATAGATTCTATCCTTAGCTTCATCTTTTCCATATTTTTCTATAAGTAATTTCTTTAATACTCTAAATGCTATTGCCGGTTCAGTAGTTGTACCTGATTTAGATATTACATTTACTGAGAAATCTCTATCTCCAATTAACTCAATTAAATGCTTTAAATAAGTTCCTGAAATATTTGTTCCTGCAAAATATATCTCTGGAGTATCTCTTTTTTCTGCTGGTAATTCATTGTAGAATGTATGCGTTAAGAATTCTATTGCAGATTTAGCCCCCAAATAAGATCCACCTATTCCAACTACAATTAGAACTTCTGATTGTTTTTTTATTCTTTCAGCAGCGACCTTTATTCTTTTAAATTCCGCTTTGTCATAAGCTTCTGGTAAGTTTACCCATCCTAAGAAATCGTTTCCTGCTCCTGTACCTTCCATCAACGCTTTTTCAGCTGTCTCAATATGAGTATTCATAAATTCTAATTCGTGACCACCAAAAAACTGGTCATTATTAGAAAAATCAAATGATAATTTTTTCATCTTTTGTCCTCCTGTAATTACTTAATTCTAAATAAACAATATATCTATTATTTCAACTTTTCCAATTCCAACTTTAATTTTTCAATCTCAAGTTCATTGCTCCGAACCCTTTGGTTCAACATCTCTATATCGTCTTCATTGGCTTTTATCTTCTTTATATACAAATCTGTATTAAATCCCATCTTATTCAATTCATTGGAAAAATCATAGACTAGATGTTCTAATATCAATAGGTCTGACTGACTGGCCTTTGTTTCATCTATCTTATTCAAAGTTTTAGACAGATAGTAAACCAGATCATATTTATTGATATTTTTATCACCGTCAAAGCTTGTAGAATCTTTAGGCAGTATTCCATTTATATATAGATTTTCGATCGCTCTATATGCCCAATGTTCATTGGATATATCTCCATACATCTGTGAACTAAAAGTAATAGAGGTCACAGCTATAAATATTGTTAATATTTTTTTCATCTTTTTCCTCCATCCAATAACTTTAGTCTGTACTTTGAGTATAGCATATGTTTTTTTAGTTCGCAATTCCATTCAAAGTGTAAAATAAAACTCAAAAGTTGCAAAACAAAACCAATCTTCCTCTTGACAAATCAAGGTTTAGACTAAAGTTATATAAAACATCTAGATTGATTTTAAGCCTCTAAAAAGTCTTTAACATTTTGTATCTCATCTACACCCTGTATCCAACCTATCTCATAATATTTATTTAATTTATCTATATCGTGCTCTATCATGGAGGCATTTATATTTTTAGGTCTAATAATATAAGCTTTGCCCAGCTTTTCTAACATCTCTAAAATTTGTATCGATTCATTATAATATAGATATCTATATTTTATAGCTTTAGTTAAGTTAGGAAATTTAGGATACCAAATAGAAGAAATTTTATGATACCAACCTTGTTTTTCTTCAAACCCTTTTGGATGTGTAAGAATGGCTATTATCTTTTTATTTCCATCTAAAATAGCTTTTCTTACAGGAATTGAATCAGCAATCCCTCCATCTAAAAAATTTTGATCTTTATATTTTACAATCTCACTTAAAAAAGGAAGAGAACAAGAAGATCTAATGATATCATCAACATCTGTTTTTTCATATTTATCTTTTTCAAAATATACAGGTTTTCCAGTAATACAATCTGTGCTTACGCTTATAAAAGTATTTTTACTATTAAAAAAATTATCATAATTGAAAAAGTGTTTATCTCTATTGATAAATTCAAAAACAAATCTAGAATTTAGAACGGATTCACCTTTGATCAACCTTTTAAAATTAATTAACCTCTTATCATTGATATATTCTGTATAAACTTTATAGTTTCTCTTTTTCTGTTTAGCTATATATGCTGCGCCATTATAAGCACCTATAGAAACACCTATAACATATGGAACTTCTATTCCATATTCTAAAAATGCATCTAAAACACCTGTACTATAAACCCCTCTAGTTCCTCCACCTTCTAATACCAACCCAATATTTTTCATGTCTAAACCTCTCTTTTTAAAACTATAATAATTAAACTCAAATAACTTATATATTTCTTGATTTTTAATATTAAATCATTTACTAAAAGGCTCTTTGAATGATATATTTTAAATATAATCTTCACTGAAGAGCTAGAACTTATCTTACAATTAAAATTAAGAACAAGTTAAATATTTATATTCTATATAAATGATAGGTATAAACCTATTAATAAGGAGGAACTATTATGACTATAAGAAAATTAGAGATCTATTATACTGTATCTGAGATGCTTAATATGACAGAGGCAGCTAAGGTCCTTTATATAAGCCAGCCTTCCATAAGTCAGGTTATAAAAGAATTAGAAGAAGAAATGAAAGTTAAATTATTTCAAAGACTGGGCCGAAAACTTTATATAACAGAAGAGGGAAAGGTCTTTCAAAAATATGCATTGAGAATGTTAAATTTATATGAAGAATCACAGAAAGTAATGGAAGACATGAGGGAAGTCAGGTCTGGAAATCTAAGGATAGGAGCTAGTACAACTATAGGAACATATCTTTTGCCTGATATAATAGCCGACTTCAAACAAGAATATCCTAAAGTTGATATAGAACTATATATTACAAATACCCAGGAAATATCAGAAGATTTATTAAAAAATAATATAGATATAGGATTAATAGAAGGAAAAATAGTGATAGAAGAACTAGAAACAATGGATCTTTGGGAAGATGAATTGATAATAATATCATCTCCTAATAAAAAATGGAAAAAAGTAATAGACCGTAAAAAATTAGAAGAAGAAACTTTTATACTTAGGGAAAAAGGGAGTGGAAGCAGAAAAACCTATGAAGATGCTATGGGAATAAGAGATAAAAATGTCTTTGTATTTGGAGGGACTGAAGCAATAAAAAGAGCCGTGATAAAAGACCTGGGAGTAGCTTGTGTTTCAAAGTTAACTATAGGAGAAGAGGAAAAAAGAAAAGAAATAACCGTGAGTCGAATAAAAAATTTAGAGATAAAGAGGCGTCTAAAGCTGCTCTACCATAAGGATAAAGAGTTTTCTAGATTGATAGAAAAATTTATAGAGTTTTCAAAAGAATATAATCTATCTAAAAATTAAATATATATGCTGATCTCATTAGGTTATTCCCTATACTAAATATCAATAATTAGTATTTCCCTTATTATTAAGTTTAGCTTAAAATATAATTATATTAGTAAAGGGAGTAAAAGATATGAATATTAAAAAAATTATACCAGGATTTATTGTTTGTTCTGTGATTGCATATATCGGAAGTGTTTTAGGTGGGATATTCCCAAAATTAGGAGGTGCAAGTTTCGCTATTATACTAGGAATTATTCTAGGAAATACTTTAGTCAAAAGTGACAAATTTGCTGCTGGATCTGTTTTTTCAGAATCGAATCTATTGTCTTATTCAATAGTTCTTTTAGGAGGAACTCTCAACATATATAGTGTTTTTAGTGTAGGAGTTAAGGGAGTAAGTTTTATTATCCTTCAAATGGTCACAACTGTAGCTGCTGCTATAACACTTATAAAGATCATGTATGGGTTAAACTTCTAAAAATATAAAATTAATAAATCGAAAAATAACACAGTTATTTTTCGATTTATTTACTTTTAACGAATATTCAAAACTATGATATACTGTAAAGAAAATTACAATTTGGAAGGTGGGATTTTATGACTCGAAAAGAATATTTAAAAGACACAAAA
Encoded here:
- a CDS encoding S-layer homology domain-containing protein, with the protein product MKKILTIFIAVTSITFSSQMYGDISNEHWAYRAIENLYINGILPKDSTSFDGDKNINKYDLVYYLSKTLNKIDETKASQSDLLILEHLVYDFSNELNKMGFNTDLYIKKIKANEDDIEMLNQRVRSNELEIEKLKLELEKLK
- a CDS encoding glucose-6-phosphate isomerase produces the protein MKKLSFDFSNNDQFFGGHELEFMNTHIETAEKALMEGTGAGNDFLGWVNLPEAYDKAEFKRIKVAAERIKKQSEVLIVVGIGGSYLGAKSAIEFLTHTFYNELPAEKRDTPEIYFAGTNISGTYLKHLIELIGDRDFSVNVISKSGTTTEPAIAFRVLKKLLIEKYGKDEAKDRIYATTDAEKGALKKLATGEGYETFVVPDNVGGRFSVLTAVGLLPIAAAGIDIDALMAGAADAMVDYKKPYAENDCYKYAAVRNILHRKGKNIELLINYEPRLHYIAEWWKQLYGESEGKDNKGLYPASADFTADLHSLGQYIQDGKRHLFETLINIETPELDMVIEEDDLNLDGLNYLAGKTMDYVNKMAAEGTRLAHRDGNVPNLTINLPEATPYHLGYMYYFFEKACAISGYLLGVNPFDQPGVEAYKSNMFALLEKPGFEKETEEIKKRLK
- a CDS encoding LysR substrate-binding domain-containing protein, whose product is MTIRKLEIYYTVSEMLNMTEAAKVLYISQPSISQVIKELEEEMKVKLFQRLGRKLYITEEGKVFQKYALRMLNLYEESQKVMEDMREVRSGNLRIGASTTIGTYLLPDIIADFKQEYPKVDIELYITNTQEISEDLLKNNIDIGLIEGKIVIEELETMDLWEDELIIISSPNKKWKKVIDRKKLEEETFILREKGSGSRKTYEDAMGIRDKNVFVFGGTEAIKRAVIKDLGVACVSKLTIGEEEKRKEITVSRIKNLEIKRRLKLLYHKDKEFSRLIEKFIEFSKEYNLSKN
- a CDS encoding patatin family protein, producing the protein MKNIGLVLEGGGTRGVYSTGVLDAFLEYGIEVPYVIGVSIGAYNGAAYIAKQKKRNYKVYTEYINDKRLINFKRLIKGESVLNSRFVFEFINRDKHFFNYDNFFNSKNTFISVSTDCITGKPVYFEKDKYEKTDVDDIIRSSCSLPFLSEIVKYKDQNFLDGGIADSIPVRKAILDGNKKIIAILTHPKGFEEKQGWYHKISSIWYPKFPNLTKAIKYRYLYYNESIQILEMLEKLGKAYIIRPKNINASMIEHDIDKLNKYYEIGWIQGVDEIQNVKDFLEA
- a CDS encoding YeiH family protein; translated protein: MNIKKIIPGFIVCSVIAYIGSVLGGIFPKLGGASFAIILGIILGNTLVKSDKFAAGSVFSESNLLSYSIVLLGGTLNIYSVFSVGVKGVSFIILQMVTTVAAAITLIKIMYGLNF